One Egicoccus halophilus genomic region harbors:
- a CDS encoding aminotransferase class IV: MSEPTTTRPLSVWIDGAQVPADRATVSVFDRGFRNGEGVFETFRAYGDHVFRLDQHLARAVAGATELGFDPGPTAVLRAAVADTARANLTALDGQDSALRLTVSAGSIDPDAPFPGRPVGVPTVVVTSHRLAHDPQRTEVGVSASSVALARELPHVKAVSYLVAVTARRRARAQGCDEALLTSPSGEVLEGASSNLFAVVDGQLVTPPTEAGLLAGVTRAVVLEVAARLGLPVAARPLPVEELAGAEEAFLTATTREVVPLVRVDGAAVGTGRPGPVTGRIVAGFRALVEEERRAGSGLRRPDRQVAHDEPGEGDQHRGGHESGGGDDR; encoded by the coding sequence ATGAGCGAGCCGACGACGACCCGGCCACTGTCGGTGTGGATCGACGGGGCACAGGTGCCCGCCGATCGCGCCACCGTGTCGGTCTTCGACCGGGGGTTCCGCAACGGCGAGGGCGTGTTCGAGACCTTCCGTGCCTACGGCGACCACGTGTTCCGCCTGGACCAGCATCTCGCGCGTGCGGTCGCGGGCGCGACCGAGCTCGGGTTCGATCCCGGGCCGACGGCGGTCCTGCGCGCGGCGGTGGCCGACACCGCCCGCGCGAACCTCACGGCGCTGGACGGGCAGGACAGTGCGCTGCGCCTGACGGTGTCGGCCGGGTCCATCGACCCCGACGCGCCCTTCCCCGGCCGACCCGTCGGCGTCCCGACGGTGGTCGTGACCTCCCACCGGCTGGCGCACGACCCGCAGCGCACGGAGGTCGGGGTGTCCGCGTCGAGCGTCGCGCTGGCACGGGAGCTCCCGCACGTGAAGGCCGTGTCGTACCTGGTGGCCGTCACCGCGCGACGACGGGCACGCGCACAGGGCTGCGACGAGGCCCTGCTGACCAGCCCCTCCGGCGAGGTCCTCGAGGGGGCGAGCTCGAACCTGTTCGCGGTCGTGGACGGGCAGCTCGTGACGCCGCCGACCGAGGCCGGCCTGCTGGCGGGCGTGACCCGCGCGGTCGTGCTCGAGGTCGCCGCCCGGCTCGGTCTGCCGGTCGCCGCACGGCCCCTTCCCGTCGAGGAGCTGGCCGGCGCCGAGGAGGCCTTCCTGACCGCGACGACCCGCGAGGTCGTGCCGCTGGTCCGGGTCGACGGTGCCGCGGTCGGCACCGGCCGACCGGGCCCGGTCACCGGACGCATCGTGGCCGGGTTCCGGGCGCTGGTCGAGGAGGAGCGGCGCGCCGGATCAGGACTTCGGCGTCCGGATCGGCAGGTCGCGCACGACGAGCCAGGTGAGGGCGACCAGCACCGCGGCGGCCACGAGTCCGGCGGCGGCGACGACCGGTGA
- a CDS encoding helical backbone metal receptor translates to MSGDMRSVVDDLGATVAVPERPTRFVSLVPSLSEVLWWWQLADDVVAVTDWCVAPPSAFPTARRVRGTKNPDVRAIVELAPDVVVANEEENRELDVRRLREAGVAVYVTRVRTVDDAAGALARLGAALGVERAGAGSAQAIRRALDQLPRPRRRLRAFCPVWRDGVPSDGGPLDETWWALGRDTFGGDLLARCGFDVVPDAADGRYPRLRLQEVADAAPEVVLLPDEPYLFGEQDRAVFADWSARTRLLDGTALSWWGPRTPHALGDLARLARQLDRRRQRASSAVANRSRRTSSSDTGV, encoded by the coding sequence ATGAGCGGCGACATGCGCAGCGTCGTCGACGACCTGGGCGCGACCGTGGCGGTGCCCGAGCGCCCGACCCGCTTCGTCAGCCTCGTGCCGAGCCTGTCCGAGGTGTTGTGGTGGTGGCAGCTCGCGGACGACGTCGTGGCCGTGACCGACTGGTGTGTCGCTCCGCCCTCGGCGTTCCCGACCGCCCGGCGGGTCCGCGGGACGAAGAACCCCGACGTGCGGGCGATCGTGGAGCTGGCGCCCGACGTCGTGGTCGCCAACGAGGAGGAGAACCGCGAACTCGACGTCCGGCGCCTGCGCGAGGCCGGGGTCGCGGTGTACGTGACCCGCGTGCGCACCGTCGACGACGCCGCGGGAGCGCTGGCCCGTCTCGGTGCGGCGCTGGGCGTGGAACGGGCCGGTGCCGGCAGTGCGCAGGCCATCCGCCGCGCACTCGACCAGCTGCCTCGGCCCCGGCGTCGGCTGCGGGCCTTCTGCCCGGTGTGGCGCGACGGGGTCCCCAGTGACGGCGGACCGCTCGACGAGACCTGGTGGGCCTTGGGACGCGACACCTTCGGCGGCGACCTGCTCGCCCGGTGTGGCTTCGACGTGGTGCCCGACGCGGCCGACGGACGCTATCCGCGGCTGCGGTTGCAGGAGGTCGCCGACGCCGCGCCCGAGGTCGTGCTGCTGCCCGACGAGCCGTACCTGTTCGGTGAGCAGGACCGGGCCGTGTTCGCCGACTGGTCGGCACGGACGCGGCTGCTGGACGGCACGGCGCTGTCGTGGTGGGGGCCGCGTACGCCACACGCGCTGGGGGACCTCGCGCGGCTCGCCCGGCAGCTCGACCGTCGTCGTCAGCGCGCCTCGTCGGCCGTGGCCAACAGGTCGCGCAGGACCTCCAGCAGCGACACGGGCGTGTAG
- the pabB gene encoding aminodeoxychorismate synthase component I, with protein sequence MAVPDAPRTATGAVDLDALVRACGPADLLESADGTGWSYVVPHTGVGLVDDGTRTRWHDAVDGGPDEDLGTDPFTAIDRVCDRLGVRPDAVDVDHDAGPAFTGGLVGALAYDLGHRVEHLPRRLADDRGLPHLWLQLADLVVAVAPARDRVLVVGRELTGRGDLARRAEALGHRLRAAPPATSVPVRSDDAPLTSSLDRRAHLAAVRAVLDHVAAGDVFQVNLTQRLTSRWEADLGALYRALRERSPAPFGAALPAVGLASVSPETFLRVDGRSVATRPIKGTRPRHRDPELDAALADDLATSVKDRAENVMVVDLERNDLGRVCVPGSVRVPELATVEAHPTVWHLVSTVSATLRDDVGYGELLRATFPCGSITGAPKIAAMRIIERLETARRGWYCGAVGFLSPGAARLSVAIRTATLHADGTVDYGAGGGIVADSDPADERHESFDKAAAFLRAVRARRPEQR encoded by the coding sequence ATGGCGGTGCCCGACGCGCCGCGCACCGCGACCGGGGCGGTCGACCTCGACGCACTCGTGCGCGCGTGCGGCCCGGCCGACCTGCTCGAGTCGGCCGACGGAACCGGCTGGTCGTACGTCGTCCCGCACACGGGTGTGGGCCTGGTCGACGACGGCACCCGGACCCGCTGGCACGACGCGGTCGACGGCGGGCCGGACGAGGACCTGGGCACGGATCCGTTCACGGCGATCGACCGCGTGTGCGACCGGCTCGGGGTCCGGCCCGACGCCGTCGACGTCGATCACGACGCCGGCCCCGCCTTCACCGGCGGCCTGGTCGGCGCCCTGGCTTACGACCTCGGCCACCGCGTGGAGCACCTGCCCCGCCGGCTGGCCGACGACCGTGGCCTGCCGCACCTGTGGCTGCAGTTGGCCGACCTCGTCGTCGCCGTCGCGCCGGCGCGCGACCGGGTGCTGGTGGTCGGGCGTGAGCTCACCGGGCGCGGCGACCTCGCGCGTCGTGCCGAGGCGCTCGGCCACCGGCTGCGTGCCGCCCCCCCGGCGACGTCCGTGCCGGTGCGCTCCGACGACGCCCCGCTGACCAGCAGCCTGGACCGCCGGGCGCACCTCGCCGCGGTGCGGGCCGTCCTGGACCACGTGGCGGCCGGCGACGTCTTCCAGGTCAACCTGACCCAGCGGCTCACCAGCCGGTGGGAGGCCGACCTCGGCGCGCTGTACCGGGCCCTGCGCGAGCGCTCACCGGCGCCCTTCGGCGCGGCCCTGCCGGCGGTCGGCCTGGCCTCGGTCTCACCCGAGACCTTCCTGCGCGTCGACGGCCGCTCGGTCGCGACCCGGCCGATCAAGGGCACCCGTCCCCGCCACCGCGATCCGGAGCTCGACGCGGCGCTCGCCGACGACCTGGCCACCTCGGTCAAGGACCGGGCCGAGAACGTGATGGTCGTCGACCTCGAGCGCAACGATCTCGGCCGCGTCTGCGTCCCCGGCAGCGTGCGGGTCCCGGAACTGGCCACCGTCGAGGCCCACCCCACCGTGTGGCACCTGGTCTCCACCGTGAGCGCGACGCTGCGCGACGACGTCGGCTACGGCGAACTGCTGCGCGCGACCTTTCCCTGCGGCTCGATCACGGGGGCACCGAAGATCGCGGCCATGCGCATCATCGAGCGCCTCGAGACGGCGCGCCGCGGCTGGTACTGCGGCGCGGTCGGGTTCCTCTCGCCGGGGGCGGCACGGTTGTCGGTCGCGATCCGGACCGCCACCCTGCACGCCGACGGGACGGTCGACTACGGCGCCGGCGGCGGCATCGTCGCCGACTCCGACCCCGCCGACGAGCGGCACGAGAGCTTCGACAAGGCGGCGGCCTTCCTGCGTGCCGTCCGGGCCCGACGACCGGAGCAACGATGA
- a CDS encoding cob(I)yrinic acid a,c-diamide adenosyltransferase, whose amino-acid sequence MKVYTKRGDDGTTGLLYGGRVDKDDLRTTAYGTVDEACSALGLARAELDGHLHGLVLEVQRELFVVGAQLATLVEHWERLEAGVSLVDDPMVDALDARIDACVARHPLPTTFVVPGGNRAAAALDLARAVCRRAERHVVAMARAGQLPDQAPLRYLNRCADYLYVLAREAEGEHVPSRDER is encoded by the coding sequence GTGAAGGTCTACACCAAGCGCGGCGACGACGGCACCACGGGGCTGCTGTACGGCGGGCGCGTCGACAAGGACGACCTGCGCACCACCGCCTACGGCACGGTGGACGAGGCCTGCAGCGCCCTGGGCCTGGCCCGCGCGGAACTCGACGGCCACCTGCACGGGCTGGTCCTCGAGGTGCAGCGGGAACTGTTCGTGGTCGGTGCCCAACTCGCCACGCTGGTCGAGCACTGGGAGCGGCTGGAAGCGGGGGTGAGCCTGGTCGACGACCCGATGGTCGACGCCCTCGACGCCCGCATCGACGCCTGCGTGGCACGTCACCCCCTGCCCACCACCTTCGTCGTCCCCGGCGGCAACCGTGCCGCCGCGGCCCTGGACCTCGCGCGTGCGGTCTGCCGCCGGGCCGAGCGGCACGTCGTGGCGATGGCGCGGGCCGGGCAGCTGCCGGACCAGGCGCCGCTGCGCTACCTCAACCGGTGTGCCGACTACCTCTACGTGCTCGCACGCGAGGCCGAGGGCGAGCACGTCCCGTCGCGGGACGAGCGATGA
- a CDS encoding PAS domain-containing hybrid sensor histidine kinase/response regulator — protein MRHGRTPDARLRQLFLRVSTAIAVTDADGRLRDANPAFCEILGRSLEELYDAELVTLAHDGDRAELAELIAQIVTGGKPAASTEHRFVNAAGRTVWVRSDLVLLEDDTGRHLAVSTENISPQKSVEARLEESVTLLRIAGDIARVGGWAIEADPVRLYWSDQVHDLAGYPRGRTPPLQEAFELYPPAARDRMGAAVEACLAHGVPFDLEVPFSSAQGVGRWVRVVGEPRRRPDGTVERIQGAILDITEQKQAQLQQELLARRLSTTMESITDALYTVDTDWRFTYVNARAQEVLERDARDLVGRRLWDEFPAAIGSPLETALRAADEHRHTMSIDEYHYGPLGRWFSVTVYPSEQGLAVYFQDVTDQRRNRVELEARGAQLAEQAALLDAAQDAIVVRDLDGRVGYWNRGAERIYGFTADEAQGRPVCELLGLDGVVHERALEELHRSGHFFDELVQTAKDGTELTVQARWTLLRDEEGVPVSVLGIETDVTDRKRMEQQFLRAQRMESIGHLAGGIAHDLNNALAPILMGVALLSQDEDDPQRQHLLQMMAGSAEHGAQMVRQVLSFARGVDGRREAVAVDDVLERVRRICVDTFPKSITVTAEVAEDLLPVVGDPTQIQQVLVNLCVNARDAMPEGGELTLRAHNGGSVPANGPAVVLQVTDTGSGIPPEVVTKMFDPFFSTKPQGEGTGLGLSTSAVIVDSHGGDIEVESEEGLGTTFTIRLPAEEADTAGGEATTGAALPGSGELVLVVDDEHALREVGRRVLEGSGYRALTAADGREALEAYRAHRSRVAAVVTDLMMPVMDGYALIGELRKLDRELPVVANSGLSAPEAVDRAYAAGADRFLAKPYTPVSLLEVLRDLLATADEAR, from the coding sequence GTGCGGCACGGCCGGACCCCGGACGCGCGTCTGCGTCAACTGTTCCTGCGCGTCTCCACCGCGATCGCGGTGACCGACGCCGACGGGCGCCTGCGCGACGCCAATCCTGCCTTCTGCGAGATCCTCGGACGTTCCCTCGAGGAGTTGTACGACGCGGAGCTGGTCACGCTGGCCCACGACGGCGACCGCGCCGAGCTGGCCGAGCTGATCGCCCAGATCGTCACGGGCGGCAAGCCCGCCGCCAGCACCGAGCACCGCTTCGTCAACGCGGCGGGTCGCACCGTGTGGGTCCGCAGCGACCTCGTGCTGCTCGAGGACGACACCGGACGCCACCTGGCGGTGTCCACGGAGAACATCTCGCCGCAGAAGTCGGTCGAGGCCCGCCTCGAGGAGAGCGTGACGCTGTTGCGCATCGCCGGCGACATCGCCCGGGTGGGCGGGTGGGCGATCGAGGCGGACCCGGTGCGTCTGTACTGGTCGGACCAGGTCCACGACCTGGCCGGCTACCCCCGGGGGCGGACCCCACCACTGCAGGAGGCGTTCGAGCTGTACCCGCCCGCCGCGCGGGACCGGATGGGCGCGGCGGTCGAGGCGTGCCTCGCCCACGGGGTGCCCTTCGACCTCGAGGTGCCCTTCTCCTCGGCGCAGGGGGTCGGCCGTTGGGTCCGGGTCGTGGGCGAGCCGCGACGACGCCCCGACGGCACGGTGGAGCGCATCCAGGGCGCGATCCTGGACATCACCGAGCAGAAGCAGGCGCAGCTCCAGCAGGAGCTGCTCGCACGTCGCCTGTCGACCACGATGGAGAGCATCACCGACGCCCTCTACACCGTCGACACCGACTGGCGGTTCACCTACGTCAACGCCCGTGCGCAGGAGGTCCTCGAACGCGACGCCCGCGACCTGGTGGGACGCCGGTTGTGGGACGAGTTCCCGGCGGCGATCGGTTCCCCGCTCGAGACGGCGCTGCGGGCCGCTGACGAACACCGCCACACGATGTCGATCGACGAGTACCACTACGGCCCGCTCGGGCGGTGGTTCTCGGTCACGGTGTACCCGTCGGAGCAGGGCCTGGCGGTCTACTTCCAGGACGTCACCGATCAGCGTCGCAACCGGGTCGAGCTCGAGGCACGCGGGGCCCAGCTGGCCGAGCAGGCCGCCCTGCTCGACGCCGCCCAGGACGCCATCGTGGTCCGCGACCTCGACGGGCGCGTCGGGTACTGGAACCGCGGCGCCGAGCGCATCTACGGCTTCACGGCCGACGAGGCGCAGGGCCGCCCGGTGTGCGAGCTGCTCGGCCTCGACGGCGTGGTGCACGAGCGTGCACTCGAGGAGTTGCACCGCAGCGGGCACTTCTTCGACGAGCTCGTGCAGACCGCCAAGGACGGGACCGAGCTGACGGTGCAGGCCCGCTGGACGCTGCTGCGCGACGAGGAGGGTGTGCCGGTGTCGGTGCTCGGTATCGAGACCGACGTCACCGATCGCAAACGCATGGAGCAGCAGTTCCTGCGGGCGCAGCGCATGGAGAGCATCGGCCACCTCGCCGGAGGGATCGCGCACGATCTCAACAACGCGCTCGCCCCCATCCTGATGGGGGTGGCCCTGCTGTCGCAGGACGAGGACGACCCCCAGCGCCAGCATCTGCTGCAGATGATGGCGGGCAGCGCCGAGCACGGGGCGCAGATGGTCCGTCAGGTGCTGTCCTTCGCCCGGGGCGTCGACGGCCGCCGGGAGGCCGTCGCCGTCGACGACGTGCTCGAACGGGTCCGGCGAATCTGCGTCGACACCTTCCCCAAGAGCATCACCGTCACGGCCGAGGTCGCCGAGGACCTGTTGCCCGTGGTCGGTGATCCGACCCAGATCCAGCAGGTGTTGGTCAACCTGTGCGTCAACGCCCGCGACGCGATGCCCGAGGGTGGCGAGCTGACGCTGCGCGCCCACAACGGCGGCTCGGTCCCGGCAAACGGGCCGGCGGTGGTGTTGCAGGTCACCGACACCGGCAGCGGCATCCCCCCGGAGGTCGTGACCAAGATGTTCGACCCGTTCTTCTCGACCAAGCCGCAGGGCGAGGGCACCGGACTGGGTCTGTCCACCTCGGCGGTGATCGTCGACAGTCACGGTGGCGACATCGAGGTCGAGAGCGAGGAGGGCCTCGGGACGACGTTCACGATCCGGTTGCCCGCGGAAGAGGCCGACACGGCCGGCGGTGAGGCCACCACCGGGGCGGCGTTGCCCGGCTCGGGAGAGCTCGTCCTGGTCGTCGACGACGAACACGCGTTGCGGGAGGTCGGCCGTCGGGTGCTCGAGGGCTCGGGTTACCGGGCGCTGACCGCCGCCGACGGCCGCGAGGCCCTGGAGGCCTACCGGGCGCACCGCTCACGGGTCGCCGCCGTGGTGACCGACCTGATGATGCCGGTCATGGACGGCTACGCCCTGATCGGCGAGCTGCGCAAGCTCGACCGTGAGCTGCCGGTGGTCGCCAACAGCGGGCTGTCCGCGCCCGAGGCCGTCGACCGCGCCTACGCGGCCGGCGCCGATCGCTTCCTGGCCAAGCCCTACACGCCCGTGTCGCTGCTGGAGGTCCTGCGCGACCTGTTGGCCACGGCCGACGAGGCGCGCTGA